Proteins encoded together in one Chryseobacterium sp. G0201 window:
- a CDS encoding sugar O-acetyltransferase codes for MTEKEKCAQGLLYNANYDQELIDERVKCKDLCHEYNQTKNSDTEKRNELIKQIIQHSKEQFLIEQPFWCDYGYNIELGENFYANHNLVILDCAKVSFGDNVFVGPNCSFYTAGHPINVIQRNEGLEYAHPISVGNNVWFGGNVVVLPGVSIGNNSIIGAGSVVTKDIPDNVIAVGNPCKVLRQITEND; via the coding sequence ATGACTGAAAAAGAAAAATGCGCCCAAGGACTTTTATACAATGCTAATTACGACCAGGAATTAATTGATGAACGAGTGAAATGCAAAGATTTGTGCCATGAATACAATCAAACAAAAAACTCTGATACAGAAAAAAGAAATGAACTGATAAAGCAAATTATTCAACATTCAAAGGAGCAGTTTTTAATAGAACAACCCTTTTGGTGCGATTACGGTTATAATATAGAACTCGGAGAAAATTTCTATGCCAATCATAATCTTGTAATTCTCGATTGTGCTAAAGTAAGTTTTGGAGATAATGTTTTTGTTGGTCCCAACTGTAGTTTTTACACTGCCGGCCATCCCATCAATGTCATCCAAAGAAACGAGGGTCTGGAATATGCACATCCCATTTCTGTAGGAAATAATGTTTGGTTTGGAGGAAATGTAGTGGTTTTACCGGGAGTTTCTATTGGAAATAACTCCATTATTGGTGCAGGAAGTGTTGTCACCAAAGATATTCCGGATAATGTAATCGCTGTAGGAAATCCCTGTAAAGTTTTAAGGCAGATCACAGAAAATGATTAA
- the bioA gene encoding adenosylmethionine--8-amino-7-oxononanoate transaminase, translated as MNLQERDRAVNWHPYTQMKTANDAIPIVRGKGVHLYDHEGKQYIDAVSSWWVTLHGHAHPYIAQRVSEQLNTLEQVIFAGFTHEPAIQLSENLLKLLPENQQKVFYSDNGSTAVEVALKMCIQYCYNLGKEKTKILAFKNAYHGDTFGAMSVSGRSVWTKPFGEMLFEVIFIDTPTSENLENLKNQIKKYATDIACFIYEPLIQGAAGMLMYEAQDLDELMKFCREQEILMVQDEVFTGFGRTGKLFAANHLSEKPDIMCFSKGLTGGTLPMGITTCSNEIYNAFLSEDKYKTLFHGHSFTANPLSCTAALASMELLLNEETQHNIQRISEQHSQFSILLKQHSNVENVRQTGTIIAWEFKTHQGTSYFNEIGKILYDEFLSRGIIMRPLGNVMYLVPPYCITSEELEFTYKNILEVLDKFKIEEELMKA; from the coding sequence ATGAACTTACAAGAACGTGACAGAGCCGTCAACTGGCATCCGTACACCCAGATGAAAACCGCCAACGACGCCATTCCTATCGTTAGAGGAAAAGGTGTTCATCTTTATGACCATGAAGGAAAGCAATATATTGATGCAGTTTCTTCATGGTGGGTAACTCTGCATGGGCATGCTCATCCTTATATTGCACAACGTGTTTCCGAGCAGTTGAATACCTTAGAACAAGTTATTTTTGCCGGTTTTACACATGAACCAGCCATACAACTTTCCGAAAATTTATTGAAACTGCTTCCTGAAAACCAACAGAAAGTTTTTTACTCTGATAATGGATCAACAGCCGTTGAAGTGGCTTTGAAAATGTGCATTCAATATTGTTATAATCTTGGAAAAGAAAAAACGAAAATTTTAGCTTTTAAAAATGCTTATCACGGAGATACTTTTGGAGCCATGTCTGTAAGCGGGAGAAGTGTCTGGACAAAACCTTTCGGGGAAATGCTGTTTGAAGTTATTTTCATTGATACTCCAACTTCTGAAAATCTGGAAAATTTAAAAAATCAGATTAAAAAGTATGCAACTGACATAGCTTGTTTTATTTACGAACCCTTAATTCAGGGAGCGGCGGGAATGTTGATGTATGAAGCTCAAGATTTAGACGAATTAATGAAGTTTTGCAGAGAACAGGAAATTTTAATGGTTCAGGATGAAGTTTTTACAGGTTTTGGACGAACAGGAAAGCTTTTTGCAGCCAATCATCTTTCGGAAAAGCCTGATATCATGTGTTTTTCAAAAGGCTTGACAGGCGGAACTTTACCTATGGGAATTACCACTTGTTCGAATGAAATTTACAATGCTTTTTTGTCTGAAGATAAATATAAAACATTGTTTCACGGGCATTCTTTTACCGCAAATCCATTGTCGTGTACAGCAGCTTTGGCGAGTATGGAATTATTGTTGAATGAAGAAACTCAACACAATATCCAAAGAATATCTGAACAGCATTCTCAGTTTTCAATTCTTTTAAAACAACATTCTAACGTTGAAAATGTTCGTCAGACAGGAACTATTATAGCATGGGAATTTAAAACACATCAAGGAACTTCTTATTTTAATGAAATAGGGAAAATCTTATATGACGAATTTCTCTCGAGAGGAATTATCATGCGTCCTTTAGGAAATGTAATGTATCTGGTTCCGCCTTATTGTATTACTTCTGAGGAATTAGAGTTTACTTATAAAAATATTCTGGAGGTTTTGGATAAATTTAAAATTGAGGAAGAATTAATGAAAGCATAA
- the bioD gene encoding dethiobiotin synthase has translation MKLFVTGIGTEIGKTVCSAILTKYFNADYWKPIQSGDLDFSDSMKIQDWVGENVVIHPETYQLQLAASPHQSAAQEGISININDFNLPETQNNLIVEGAGGLMVPLSDSEFMIDLIEKLNIPVALVVRNYLGCINHSLLSIKALNQKKINLKYLILNGNFPPDTERVICKNIQPKTEIIRISDIENITKENIESITKQLIKIG, from the coding sequence ATGAAATTATTTGTAACCGGAATCGGAACAGAAATAGGAAAAACCGTTTGTTCGGCAATTTTAACTAAATATTTTAATGCAGATTATTGGAAACCAATTCAGTCTGGAGATTTGGATTTTTCAGATAGCATGAAAATTCAAGATTGGGTTGGTGAAAATGTTGTCATTCATCCTGAAACATATCAATTACAATTAGCAGCATCACCGCATCAGTCGGCCGCGCAAGAGGGAATTTCAATTAATATCAATGATTTCAATCTTCCTGAAACTCAAAATAATCTAATCGTAGAAGGAGCTGGTGGATTGATGGTTCCTTTGTCTGACAGTGAATTTATGATTGATTTAATTGAAAAATTAAATATTCCGGTTGCGCTTGTTGTGAGAAATTATCTAGGCTGTATCAATCACAGTTTATTATCGATCAAGGCTTTAAACCAAAAAAAAATTAATCTAAAATATTTGATTCTTAACGGAAATTTTCCACCAGATACAGAAAGAGTCATTTGCAAAAATATTCAACCGAAAACCGAAATCATCAGAATTTCTGACATCGAAAATATAACAAAAGAAAATATAGAAAGTATTACAAAACAATTAATAAAAATAGGATAA
- the bioB gene encoding biotin synthase BioB yields the protein MDKTKLRNNWTKEEIEEIYHQPLLELIYKAATVHREWHNPEEVQMSTLLSIKTGGCTEDCSYCGQAARYHTNIKVQALLPTEKVIEHAQKAKDNGSSRFCMAAAWREVRNNRDFDRVIDMVKGVNELGMEVCCTLGMLTEDQAIRLQEAGLYAYNHNLDTSEQYYEEIISTRTFDNRINTINNVRKAGITVCSGGIIGLGETHRDRISMLLTLATMPKHPESVPINALARVAGTPLENNEKIDTWEMVRMIATTRIVMPSSMVRLSAGRIEMTEFEQGWCFMAGANSIFTGERETLLVTPNPGVSEDMQMLNTLGLKPMKRETEKVMDQFETWKTNA from the coding sequence ATGGATAAAACAAAATTAAGGAATAACTGGACCAAAGAAGAAATTGAAGAAATTTATCATCAGCCTTTACTTGAATTAATTTATAAAGCAGCAACCGTTCATCGCGAGTGGCACAATCCGGAAGAAGTACAGATGTCAACATTATTATCTATAAAAACAGGTGGTTGTACTGAAGATTGCTCATATTGCGGACAAGCTGCACGTTATCACACGAATATTAAAGTTCAGGCTTTACTTCCAACAGAAAAAGTTATTGAACATGCCCAAAAAGCAAAAGATAATGGTTCTTCCCGCTTCTGCATGGCTGCGGCGTGGAGAGAAGTAAGAAATAACCGTGATTTTGACAGAGTAATTGACATGGTGAAAGGAGTAAATGAACTTGGAATGGAAGTTTGCTGTACGCTCGGAATGTTGACGGAAGATCAGGCCATTCGTTTACAGGAAGCTGGTTTGTACGCTTATAATCATAATCTGGATACTTCAGAACAATATTATGAAGAGATTATTTCTACCAGAACTTTTGACAATAGAATCAACACCATCAATAATGTCAGAAAAGCAGGAATTACAGTTTGTTCGGGAGGTATTATCGGTCTTGGAGAAACACACAGAGACAGAATTTCAATGTTGTTGACCTTAGCAACAATGCCAAAACATCCGGAATCTGTTCCCATCAATGCATTGGCAAGAGTTGCAGGAACACCACTTGAAAACAATGAGAAAATAGACACTTGGGAAATGGTAAGAATGATCGCCACTACAAGAATTGTAATGCCTTCTTCAATGGTTCGTTTGAGTGCAGGAAGAATTGAAATGACAGAATTCGAACAAGGCTGGTGCTTCATGGCAGGTGCAAATTCAATCTTCACAGGAGAAAGAGAAACCTTATTGGTAACGCCAAATCCTGGGGTTTCGGAAGATATGCAAATGCTGAATACGTTAGGTTTAAAGCCGATGAAGAGAGAAACAGAAAAAGTTATGGATCAGTTTGAAACTTGGAAAACTAACGCTTAG
- a CDS encoding YetF domain-containing protein codes for MLSTFLLNLNWKELLMGHEEWSFILEIILRTAIMFLTIIIGLRILGKRGVKQLSLFELVVIIGLGSAAGDPMFNKDVGIISSIIVFIVIILLYSIITYFIGKYKGFEQLLEGKSICLIENGEFAIDNFKKENLGSDEFFAELRLRGVSQLGQVETAIEEISGEISVFFYEDKDVKFGLPIMPNSLEKPLKKIEKDDHYACIFCGHTEIKTPGDIHKCRKCQKDEWIPASNKKRIT; via the coding sequence ATGTTATCGACATTTTTATTAAACCTTAACTGGAAAGAATTATTAATGGGTCATGAAGAGTGGTCATTTATTTTGGAGATCATATTGCGTACGGCAATCATGTTTTTAACGATCATTATCGGATTGCGGATCTTGGGGAAAAGAGGAGTAAAACAACTTTCCTTATTTGAGCTTGTAGTGATCATCGGCCTGGGATCGGCAGCCGGAGACCCAATGTTCAATAAAGATGTGGGAATTATCTCTTCAATCATTGTTTTCATTGTCATTATTTTACTCTACAGTATTATCACTTATTTTATCGGAAAGTACAAAGGTTTTGAGCAATTGCTTGAAGGAAAATCCATCTGTTTAATTGAAAATGGCGAATTTGCAATAGATAATTTTAAAAAGGAAAATCTCGGAAGTGATGAATTTTTTGCAGAATTACGATTGAGAGGAGTTTCACAATTAGGTCAGGTAGAAACCGCCATAGAAGAAATTTCCGGAGAGATCAGTGTTTTCTTTTATGAAGATAAAGATGTGAAATTTGGTCTTCCAATTATGCCTAATTCATTAGAAAAGCCTTTAAAAAAGATAGAAAAAGACGATCATTATGCCTGCATTTTCTGCGGACATACAGAAATAAAAACTCCCGGAGACATTCATAAATGCAGAAAATGCCAAAAAGACGAGTGGATTCCCGCAAGCAATAAAAAAAGAATTACGTAA
- a CDS encoding CynX/NimT family MFS transporter gives MANLNKLTVLILHQNNSLAMTKTEKGKNISYILLIINVLVVVLVSSNLRSPIISVAPVLSDIRTALNLDNFQVSMLTSIPLFMFATCSVLVSRFSHKFSISRFLMYSLIILSFGLFLRISGSLWMLFLGSIFIGLGICIGNVVTPGYVKNNFPKHIGLMTGVFAVSMNLTAALASGFSVRIGEWTGFGWRGSLGIWLVIAILGLIVLTLEIIFNKKNTDQTKTALSVSDFNMFKSSQAWSISVFMGLQSLFYYCLMTWLPSLLTDFNMHAESTGWVLFVIQITMIPVAFCCPIIASKMKNQRILIVFICSLMFASTMMFVWLQSQWIYVNAVIIGISNGLSFSLSILFFSTRTKNSANAIKISGMAQSVGYLIAAFGPPVFGKLHDWDVSWKSSFYFLSVTVILMFYFGMKAAKNKNVED, from the coding sequence ATGGCAAACTTAAACAAACTGACAGTATTAATTTTGCATCAAAATAATTCTCTTGCGATGACAAAGACTGAAAAAGGAAAAAACATTTCTTATATTTTACTGATTATTAATGTATTGGTAGTAGTATTGGTTTCAAGTAATCTTCGATCACCTATTATTTCAGTCGCTCCGGTATTGAGTGATATACGTACAGCTTTGAATCTGGATAATTTTCAGGTGAGTATGTTGACCTCTATTCCACTGTTTATGTTTGCGACGTGCTCGGTTTTGGTGAGCAGATTTTCGCATAAGTTCAGTATCAGTCGGTTTTTGATGTATTCATTGATTATTTTAAGTTTTGGATTGTTTTTAAGAATTTCGGGTTCTCTTTGGATGTTGTTTTTAGGATCAATATTTATAGGCTTAGGAATTTGCATCGGCAATGTAGTAACTCCGGGATATGTCAAAAATAATTTTCCAAAACATATAGGTTTAATGACAGGGGTTTTTGCTGTTTCAATGAATCTTACGGCGGCGTTGGCATCAGGTTTCAGTGTAAGAATCGGAGAATGGACAGGTTTCGGATGGCGCGGTTCACTAGGGATTTGGTTGGTTATTGCGATTTTGGGGCTTATAGTATTAACTCTTGAAATAATATTTAATAAAAAGAATACTGATCAAACGAAAACGGCTTTAAGTGTTTCAGATTTTAATATGTTTAAATCGTCCCAAGCCTGGAGTATCAGTGTTTTTATGGGATTGCAGTCTTTATTTTATTATTGTCTGATGACCTGGCTTCCATCGTTGCTGACAGATTTTAATATGCATGCAGAAAGTACAGGCTGGGTTCTTTTTGTTATCCAGATCACGATGATTCCGGTTGCTTTTTGTTGCCCAATCATTGCGAGTAAGATGAAGAATCAGAGAATTTTGATTGTTTTTATTTGCTCTTTAATGTTTGCAAGTACGATGATGTTTGTCTGGTTACAATCTCAATGGATTTATGTAAATGCTGTTATCATCGGAATTTCCAACGGATTGTCTTTTAGTTTATCCATTTTATTCTTTTCAACAAGAACAAAAAATAGTGCGAATGCTATCAAAATTTCAGGAATGGCGCAGTCTGTAGGATATCTGATTGCTGCGTTTGGTCCACCAGTTTTCGGAAAACTACATGATTGGGATGTTTCCTGGAAAAGTTCGTTCTACTTTTTAAGTGTTACGGTGATTTTGATGTTTTATTTTGGGATGAAGGCTGCAAAAAACAAAAATGTTGAAGATTAA
- a CDS encoding PLP-dependent aminotransferase family protein, whose product MDSPVEIPYKSFVKIDRKSETSIYMQIANQLINAIQRGYIPFGTKLPGTRALSQILEVHRNTIVAVYDELFAQGWVESLPNKGTFVIGKNQDKPLEIKTFEENHLENYPKSTGFSFKTSNILDNPFEHSTCEFVFNDGVPDIRLTQIDQHSKFYSSILKRKSQQKMLGHYNHDGSEFFKKNLSHYLNLSRGLPISKNNLLITRSTEMSIYIVSEILLAQGDTVLVGALSYFSVNMIFQKVGVNIISIPIDEEGIIVESVRETCQKQKIRMLYLTPHHHYPTTVTLSAKRRLELLNLANEYGFIILEDDYDYEFHYDKSPILPLSSADTNGMVIYIGSFGKSLAPGFRTGFIVAPENLMIEMRKYLGIIDRQGDVLMERVLGEMIAEGEINRYLKKSLKVYQERRDHFSDLLNEHLGDSINFQKPSGGLAIWAEWNIPINLMQLSRHCAQNNLFIPKTSLYQNKNITAMRLGFGNLNFDEMERSIEILSESVKLLT is encoded by the coding sequence ATGGATAGTCCGGTTGAGATTCCTTATAAAAGTTTTGTAAAAATTGATAGAAAGTCTGAAACTTCTATCTATATGCAAATTGCGAATCAATTGATCAATGCAATACAGAGAGGTTATATTCCTTTTGGTACAAAACTCCCTGGAACAAGAGCTTTAAGTCAGATTTTGGAAGTACATCGAAATACAATTGTTGCGGTTTACGATGAATTATTTGCTCAAGGATGGGTTGAAAGTCTGCCAAATAAAGGAACATTTGTCATCGGGAAAAATCAGGATAAACCATTAGAGATTAAAACTTTTGAGGAAAATCATCTTGAAAACTATCCAAAATCGACAGGTTTTTCATTTAAAACGTCAAATATTCTGGATAATCCTTTTGAACATTCTACGTGTGAATTTGTTTTCAATGATGGAGTTCCGGATATCCGATTAACCCAAATTGATCAGCATTCTAAATTTTACAGTTCGATTTTGAAGCGAAAGTCACAGCAGAAAATGCTCGGACATTACAATCATGATGGAAGTGAGTTTTTTAAGAAAAATCTTTCTCATTATCTCAATTTATCACGAGGATTACCTATTTCAAAGAATAATCTTCTCATCACCCGAAGTACGGAAATGAGTATTTATATTGTTTCTGAAATATTGTTGGCGCAAGGCGATACCGTTTTGGTGGGAGCTTTAAGTTACTTTTCTGTGAATATGATCTTTCAAAAAGTTGGAGTTAATATTATTTCAATTCCTATTGATGAAGAAGGAATTATCGTAGAAAGTGTTAGAGAAACTTGTCAAAAGCAAAAAATCAGAATGCTGTATCTGACGCCGCATCACCACTATCCTACCACAGTCACCCTGAGCGCAAAACGGAGATTAGAACTTCTTAATTTAGCCAACGAATATGGTTTTATCATTCTTGAAGATGATTACGATTACGAATTCCATTATGATAAAAGTCCGATTCTTCCTTTGTCCAGTGCAGATACGAACGGAATGGTTATTTACATCGGCTCGTTTGGAAAATCTCTTGCTCCAGGCTTTCGTACAGGCTTTATTGTGGCTCCCGAAAATTTAATGATCGAAATGCGGAAATATCTCGGAATTATAGACCGACAGGGCGATGTTTTGATGGAACGAGTCCTTGGAGAAATGATTGCTGAAGGTGAAATTAATCGTTATTTAAAGAAATCATTAAAAGTATATCAGGAAAGACGGGATCATTTTTCTGATTTGTTGAATGAACACTTAGGAGATTCTATCAATTTTCAAAAACCATCTGGAGGCCTCGCTATTTGGGCAGAATGGAATATTCCGATCAACCTGATGCAACTTAGCCGTCATTGTGCTCAAAACAATCTCTTCATTCCTAAAACCTCACTTTACCAGAATAAAAACATTACTGCCATGAGATTGGGTTTTGGAAATTTAAATTTTGATGAAATGGAAAGAAGCATCGAAATCTTATCTGAAAGTGTAAAATTACTGACATAA
- a CDS encoding Lrp/AsnC family transcriptional regulator, whose translation MATENYSVDEKDLSILRLLQKDAKLSIRDISARINLSPTPTHERIKRMEKQGIIKEYTAILDRKKVNKGMMVVCMIALNAHNKSIATKFIEEVSKLKEVVEFYNISGEFDFMLKILAPNMDEFHEFFVNQLSEIEGIGQTKSIFVMNSIKESSQIL comes from the coding sequence ATGGCCACCGAAAATTATTCAGTTGACGAAAAAGACCTTTCTATACTGCGTTTACTACAGAAGGATGCAAAATTGAGCATTAGAGATATTTCTGCGAGAATTAATCTTAGTCCAACGCCAACGCATGAGCGTATCAAGCGTATGGAAAAACAGGGAATCATTAAAGAATACACCGCAATTCTCGACCGTAAAAAAGTGAATAAAGGCATGATGGTCGTTTGCATGATCGCTCTGAATGCCCATAATAAAAGCATTGCAACAAAATTTATAGAGGAAGTAAGCAAGCTTAAAGAAGTTGTTGAATTTTACAATATCAGCGGAGAATTTGATTTTATGCTGAAAATTTTAGCACCCAATATGGATGAATTTCATGAGTTTTTTGTGAATCAGCTTTCTGAGATCGAAGGAATAGGACAAACAAAAAGCATCTTTGTAATGAACAGTATTAAAGAAAGTTCTCAGATACTCTAA
- a CDS encoding aminotransferase class I/II-fold pyridoxal phosphate-dependent enzyme, producing MLKNFHHFQEALEKRREEGTLRILQPKAEGIDFYSNDYLGLARNNELQNLLLENIITNPQLLSGSTGSRLISGNSSTVIETENHIAKEHQYPSSLLFSSGYNANLALFSTLPTRHDTIIVDEKIHRSVHDACKMSHAKKLKFKHNSPEDLEQVLKRQNGNCYIAIESLYSMDGDFAPIQEIAEIAEKHNAHLIVDEAHAFGVFEYGLVEKYQLQDKVIATVITYGKALGAHGAVILSNDTIKSYLINLASPFIYTTSAQDIQWMSIKTSYEFLKENEKLSLKLQENIKIFRQQNLKTPSSENSPIQAILIPDNNRLKILKETLLNEGFLTYAVFSPTVKEGTERLRICLHSFNTEKEIIQLTRIIKEFT from the coding sequence ATGCTTAAAAATTTTCACCATTTTCAGGAAGCTTTAGAAAAAAGAAGGGAAGAAGGAACCTTGAGGATTTTACAGCCAAAAGCAGAAGGAATAGATTTTTATTCTAATGACTATTTGGGATTGGCGAGAAATAATGAACTACAAAATTTATTGTTAGAAAATATTATAACAAATCCCCAATTATTATCAGGAAGTACCGGATCAAGGCTCATTAGTGGAAATAGTTCAACCGTTATTGAAACCGAAAATCATATTGCAAAAGAGCATCAATATCCATCTTCTTTGCTTTTTTCGTCAGGTTACAATGCCAATTTGGCTTTATTTTCAACACTTCCAACTCGTCATGATACGATTATCGTTGACGAAAAAATTCATCGTTCTGTGCATGATGCCTGTAAAATGTCGCATGCAAAAAAGTTGAAATTTAAACATAATAGTCCTGAAGATTTAGAACAAGTTTTAAAAAGACAAAACGGAAATTGCTACATCGCAATCGAGAGCCTTTACTCTATGGATGGGGACTTTGCACCGATTCAGGAGATTGCTGAAATCGCTGAAAAACACAATGCTCATTTAATTGTTGATGAAGCTCATGCTTTTGGAGTTTTTGAATATGGTTTGGTTGAAAAATATCAATTACAAGATAAAGTTATAGCTACAGTTATAACCTATGGAAAAGCTTTAGGAGCGCATGGAGCAGTCATTTTGAGTAACGATACAATCAAATCTTACCTTATCAATTTAGCATCACCTTTCATCTACACAACCTCAGCTCAGGACATTCAGTGGATGAGTATAAAAACAAGTTATGAATTTTTAAAAGAGAATGAAAAATTATCACTAAAACTTCAAGAGAATATTAAAATTTTTCGTCAACAAAATTTGAAAACTCCTTCTTCTGAAAACAGCCCGATTCAGGCGATTTTAATACCAGATAATAATCGTTTGAAAATTTTAAAGGAAACTTTATTGAATGAAGGATTTTTAACCTATGCGGTTTTTAGTCCGACTGTAAAAGAAGGAACCGAAAGATTGAGAATTTGCTTGCACAGCTTTAACACAGAAAAAGAAATTATACAGCTAACGAGAATTATTAAAGAATTTACATGA
- a CDS encoding TonB-dependent receptor — MKKQYALSIFLLATIAANTSAQSKQDSLNTTDINEIILVSSRSPKQISDIPGTVWVISDKELQTQIRGGAGLKEVLGNMIPGFDFGNQGRTNYAQNMRGRNVLVLLNGVSLNSTRATSRQFDAIDPFNIERIEVLSGASAIYGGDSTGGIINIITKKPKSNQLAFETSVGLKSGFHKDDLDKRIAQSVSGGNDKIQFRLGAAFTQNEGAFDASGNQIITDVKQADFQYNRSIDILGGISAKLSPDQDLSLDLQYYNSKVRNKKWLSFGQNFVGFTTKNPDLINVLDGADSDIVPRTERFMVNLQYNHRNILGGQNLILQVYARREEVDFGASFAEVPKPPAGVTLPVFLSSARGNTDVYGAKVVLSKKWDSFNFTYGVDTDFENFTGDQAIFNPQKSSESGGLINRTDAFVGRYPDTKIFTLAGFIQADWNISKKLTFSGGVRQQFINVKLDDFIGFKEQVYMHFGYGNSADVVKGGKNNYDVTLLNASLLYKFTPAWQTWLSFSQGFAVPDAAKSYGFGKYQLDNNRWNLLNSINIAEQPLSGIKTDQMEFGFRHNRTSEAGFYGQGSFFYALSNKTLKIDNAAFTISLLDQKLRNYGFEGALGYRFAEGLELGGNILLMQSETETVDKGWQNQSVYTTNPSKFMAFTGWNAKRFSVRLQMQNSMNYTDLADMKITGYTLFDFIGDVKLNKGTINFGVQNIFNKQYTTIWGQRSVFFYGAPQKAFAYQGRGTTFSVGYTINY; from the coding sequence ATGAAAAAGCAATACGCGCTTTCTATATTCTTGCTGGCAACAATAGCCGCAAATACTTCTGCTCAGAGTAAGCAGGACAGTTTAAACACCACAGACATCAACGAAATTATCCTAGTGTCTTCACGTTCGCCAAAGCAAATTAGTGATATTCCGGGAACGGTTTGGGTGATTAGTGATAAAGAGCTTCAAACTCAGATCAGAGGCGGTGCCGGGTTGAAAGAAGTGTTGGGAAATATGATTCCTGGATTTGATTTTGGAAATCAGGGAAGAACAAATTATGCCCAAAACATGCGTGGCAGAAATGTTCTTGTTTTGTTGAATGGTGTTTCTTTGAACAGCACGAGAGCGACAAGCCGACAATTTGATGCCATCGATCCTTTTAACATCGAAAGAATTGAAGTGCTTTCCGGAGCTTCTGCAATCTACGGAGGTGATTCTACAGGAGGAATTATTAATATCATTACCAAGAAACCAAAGTCCAATCAACTGGCTTTCGAAACTTCAGTTGGTTTGAAATCAGGCTTTCACAAAGATGATCTCGATAAAAGGATTGCACAGTCAGTTTCAGGCGGAAATGATAAAATTCAATTCAGATTGGGAGCCGCTTTTACCCAAAATGAAGGCGCTTTTGATGCGAGCGGAAATCAAATTATAACGGATGTTAAGCAAGCAGATTTTCAATACAACAGATCGATTGACATTTTAGGAGGAATAAGTGCTAAATTAAGTCCGGATCAGGATTTGAGTTTGGATTTACAATATTATAATTCTAAGGTTAGAAATAAAAAATGGCTGTCTTTCGGGCAGAATTTTGTTGGATTTACTACTAAAAATCCAGATTTAATCAATGTTTTAGATGGGGCAGATTCTGATATTGTCCCAAGAACAGAGCGTTTTATGGTCAATTTACAGTATAATCACCGAAATATTTTAGGCGGTCAAAATTTAATTCTACAGGTTTACGCAAGACGAGAAGAAGTCGATTTTGGGGCATCTTTTGCGGAAGTTCCAAAACCGCCTGCGGGAGTTACGCTTCCTGTATTTCTTTCTTCGGCAAGAGGAAATACTGATGTTTACGGTGCAAAAGTGGTTTTGTCTAAAAAATGGGATTCCTTCAATTTCACTTACGGAGTCGATACCGATTTTGAAAACTTCACAGGAGATCAGGCAATATTTAATCCTCAAAAAAGCAGTGAATCAGGAGGTTTGATCAACAGAACCGATGCTTTTGTAGGAAGATATCCGGATACAAAAATATTTACATTGGCAGGTTTCATTCAGGCAGATTGGAATATTAGTAAAAAACTAACCTTTTCCGGAGGAGTAAGACAACAATTCATTAATGTGAAGTTGGATGATTTTATTGGATTTAAAGAACAGGTTTACATGCATTTCGGATACGGAAATTCTGCAGATGTTGTAAAAGGTGGTAAAAATAACTACGATGTGACGTTGTTAAATGCTAGTTTATTATACAAATTTACTCCCGCTTGGCAGACTTGGTTGAGCTTTTCTCAGGGATTTGCCGTTCCAGATGCCGCAAAATCTTACGGTTTTGGAAAATATCAGTTAGACAATAACCGTTGGAACTTATTGAACAGCATCAACATCGCAGAACAGCCATTAAGCGGAATAAAAACCGATCAAATGGAATTTGGTTTCAGACATAACAGAACTTCGGAAGCCGGATTTTACGGACAGGGATCATTTTTTTATGCCCTTTCCAACAAAACGTTGAAAATAGACAATGCCGCTTTTACGATTTCTTTACTTGACCAAAAATTAAGAAATTACGGTTTTGAAGGAGCTTTAGGATATCGTTTTGCAGAAGGTTTGGAATTAGGAGGAAACATTTTATTGATGCAATCTGAAACGGAAACCGTTGATAAAGGCTGGCAAAATCAATCTGTTTACACAACAAATCCATCAAAATTCATGGCTTTTACAGGCTGGAACGCTAAGAGATTTTCTGTAAGACTACAAATGCAGAATTCTATGAACTATACCGATTTAGCAGACATGAAAATCACAGGTTATACCCTATTCGACTTCATCGGAGATGTAAAATTGAACAAAGGAACGATCAACTTTGGCGTTCAGAATATTTTCAATAAACAATACACAACAATTTGGGGGCAGCGTTCTGTATTTTTCTACGGAGCACCTCAAAAGGCCTTTGCTTATCAAGGGCGCGGAACTACATTTTCTGTAGGGTACACGATAAATTATTAA